A single region of the Brachypodium distachyon strain Bd21 chromosome 3, Brachypodium_distachyon_v3.0, whole genome shotgun sequence genome encodes:
- the LOC100828900 gene encoding G-type lectin S-receptor-like serine/threonine-protein kinase SD2-5, with the protein MHGLLPLCNASLLEQSLNSLPPLSDVTSPIFCCPNKKTTRSANISISHPRTHKLHWAETESMLLLLLFALSVPSSQAWSFDYPSPIANLPSLWSNNNATIPYSATYTSGLTTRAILVRQNPAGYGPSFACGFICTAPCDTFLFAVFSVFIGENTNNPALNASATPRVIWTANRRRPVKENASLQINRDGDLVLRDFDGSLVWSTTTSGSTVVGMNLAQTGNLILFDMVGKTVWESFEHPDDTLLIGQSLRQGKRLTSASANWTQGQFYLTVLDHGLHAFVDGDPPQFYYQKRFNVTDAMAHSNMNISSSDEAKDSMVYISFLQGSLTAFASFNNTDIKLFDMSLPWRSSAQLMSLEDDGHLRVYGWDGISWEPLADVLDVQPDECAYPTVCGEYGICSQGYCSCPSRNSGDELFRHLDDRQPNLGCSPAIPLSCDLIQYQQLLPLADVTYFNFAYNWTTHEESCKEACLKACTCKAVFFRYQNDTYGSCYLMPKIFSFMHYKPEKIGYNLSAYIKVQMLPPPSASKDLGATAYHVGVPVLVAFIGVLILIIKRIISKKMQEDDPFKGIPGMPTRFSYKQLREATNNFSKKLGQGGFGPVYEGKLGNVKIAVKCLRDMGHGKEEFMAEVITIGSVHHINLVRLIGYCSDKLHRLLVYEHMCNGSLDKWIFSKSQSDSLSWASRYKIIIDIAKGLAYLHEECRQKIVHLDIKPGNILLDENFNAKISDFGLAKLIDRDQSHVMTKVRGTRGYLAPEWLTSTITEKADIYSFGVVVLEIVSRRKILDSSQPEGSTNLINLLQEKIKVGQVLDIVENQDEDMQLHGAEMIEVIKLAIWCLQRECSKRPAMSQVVKVLEGAMDAERTAGSETTSRDYIFNASSPLTPVQVSAR; encoded by the coding sequence ATGCACGGGCTCCTACCACTGTGCAATGCTTCCCTCCTGGAGCAATCTCTAAACTCATTGCCTCCTCTCTCTGATGTTACCTCTCCAATCTTCTGCTGTCCCAACAAAAAGACCACACGATCTGCAAATATCTCCATATCCCATCCAAGAACTCACAAGCTGCATTgggctgaaactgaaagcatgctcctcctcctccttttcgCACTATCTGTTCCTTCCTCCCAAGCTTGGTCCTTCGATTACCCAAGCCCCATTGCCAACCTTCCTTCTCTATGGAGCAACAACAATGCCACCATCCCCTACAGTGCAACATACACATCCGGTTTAACGACGAGAGCGATTCTTGTCAGGCAAAACCCTGCCGGGTACGGTCCATCCTTCGCCTGTGGCTTCATCTGCACAGCTCCCTGTGACACTTTCCTCTTTGCAGTTTTCTCTGTATTCATTGGAGAAAATACCAACAACCCTGCTCTCAATGCCTCGGCCACACCAAGGGTCATATGGACAGCCAACAGGCGCCGCCCAGTGAAGGAGAATGCATCACTCCAGATCAATAGGGACGGTGATCTTGTCCTCCGAGACTTTGACGGCTCGCTGGTCTGGTCCACCACCACATCGGGGAGCACTGTTGTCGGTATGAATCTCGCTCAGACAGGCAACCTTATTCTCttcgacatggtggggaagacGGTGTGGGAATCATTCGAGCACCCAGACGATACGCTCCTTATTGGGCAGTCACTGAGGCAAGGGAAGAGGCTTACTTCAGCTTCTGCAAACTGGACTCAAGGTCAGTTCTACCTTACCGTGCTTGATCATGGCCTGCATGCTTTCGTCGATGGAGACCCTCCACAGTTCTACTACCAGAAAAGGTTTAATGTTACTGATGCAATGGCTCACTCAAATATGAACATATCCTCCTCTGATGAAGCAAAGGATAGCATGGTTTACATTTCCTTCTTGCAAGGTAGTCTCACAGCATTTGCCAGCTTCAACAATACAGATATCAAGTTGTTTGACATGTCATTGCCTTGGCGATCTTCAGCACAGCTCATGAGCCTCGAGGATGACGGGCACCTGCGGGTTTATGGTTGGGATGGTATCTCATGGGAGCCCTTGGCTGATGTTCTGGATGTGCAACCTGATGAATGTGCATATCCTACAGTGTGTGGAGAGTATGGAATTTGTTCACAAGGTTATTGTAGTTGCCCTAGTAGAAATTCAGGAGATGAACTTTTCCGTCACTTGGATGACCGGCAACCTAATCTAGGCTGTTCACCGGCGATTCCTCTGTCTTGTGACTTGATACAGTATCAGCAGCTTTTGCCTCTCGCAGATGTCACATACTTCAATTTTGCTTATAATTGGACTACTCATGAAGAGAGTTGCAAGGAGGCGTGCCTGAAGGCATGTACATGCAAAGCAGTCTTTTTCAGATATCAAAATGATACATATGGTTCTTGCTATCTGATGCCAAAGATTTTTTCATTCATGCATTACAAACCTGAAAAAATTGGATATAACTTGTCTGCATATATCAAAGTGCAGATGTTACCTCCACCATCAGCGAGTAAAGACTTGGGTGCAACTGCTTACCATGTTGGTGTTCCTGTTCTAGTAGCATTCATCGGTGTGCTGATTCTCATCATCAAAAGAATAATATCAAAGAAAATGCAAGAGGACGATCCATTTAAAGGAATTCCTGGTATGCCAACACGATTCTCCTATAAACAGCTGAGAGAAGCAACGAATAACTTCAGCAAAAAGCTGGGGCAAGGAGGATTTGGACCAGTGTATGAAGGAAAACTTGGAAATGTCAAAATTGCGGTCAAGTGCCTGCGTGACATGGGACATGGGAAGGAGGAATTCATGGCTGAAGTCATCACCATTGGTAGCGTTCATCATATCAATCTTGTTAGACTGATAGGTTACTGCTCTGATAAATTACACAGGCTCCTTGTTTATGAGCATATGTGCAATGGGTCTCTGGACAAATGGATCTTCAGCAAAAGCCAAAGTGATTCACTCAGCTGGGCATCTCGATACAAGATTATCATTGACATTGCTAAAGGTTTGGCCTATCTTCATGAAGAATGCCGACAGAAGATTGTTCACCTTGATATCAAACCTGGAAATATCCTCCTTGATGAAAACTTTAATGCAAAGATATCTGACTTCGGTTTAGCAAAGCTTATTGATAGGGATCAAAGCCATGTGATGACCAAAGTCAGAGGAACAAGGGGCTACTTAGCACCAGAGTGGTTGACATCAACAATTACTGAAAAGGCCGATATATACAGCTTTGGTGTCGTTGTGCTGGAAATAGTTAGCCGAAGGAAAATCCTGGACAGTAGTCAGCCTGAAGGGAGCACCAATCTAATTAACCTACTGCAAGAGAAAATCAAGGTTGGGCAAGTCTTGGATATAGTGGAGAATCAGGATGAAGATATGCAATTACATGGAGCAGAAATGATAGAAGTAATAAAGCTTGCTATATGGTGCTTGCAGCGCGAGTGCAGCAAACGACCAGCCATGTCACAGGTTGTGAAGGTCTTGGAAGGTGCAATGGACGCAGAAAGGACTGCAGGCTCTGAGACAACTAGCAGAGACTACATTTTTAATGCTTCATCCCCTCTGACCCCGGTGCAAGTATCAGCAAGATGA